One genomic segment of Helianthus annuus cultivar XRQ/B chromosome 14, HanXRQr2.0-SUNRISE, whole genome shotgun sequence includes these proteins:
- the LOC118486273 gene encoding probable receptor-like protein kinase At2g39360, which produces MNKGELSKKHITVAIKCTINRKGGRGKQAFFEELEMHSHTSYKHPNIVSLIGFCYEVDKMILVYEHASKSSLDDYLKSVDGMKNYTWTQRLHMCLEIARGLNHLHTSPQRIIHGDIKSATILLGMNHEAKIAYYGISKHRTNQEVGMEVYADPEYETTDF; this is translated from the exons ATGAATAAAGGTGAACTATCCAAGAAGCACATCACCGTAGCTATAAAATGCACCATTAATAGAAAAGGTGGGCGTGGAAAACAAGCATTCTTTGAAGAACTTGAAATGCATAGTCATACTAGTTATAAGCATCCCAACATTGTCTCTCTTATCGGCTTTTGTTACGAAGTTGATAAAATGATCCTTGTCTACGAGCATGCTTCTAAGAGCAGCCTTGATGACTATTTGAAAAGCGTTGACGGCATGAAGAATTATACATGGACCCAGCGTTTACACATGTGCCTTGAGATTGCACGTGGACTCAATCACCTTCACACCAGCCCACAAAGGATAATCCATGGTGACATAAAGAGTGCCACCATTCTGCTAGGCATGAACCACGAGGCAAAAATTGCTTACTATGGGATCTCCAAGCACCGTACGAATCAAGAGGTAGGCATGGAAGTGTATGCTGATCCAGAATATGAAACTACAG ATTTTTAA